A single region of the Nicotiana sylvestris chromosome 6, ASM39365v2, whole genome shotgun sequence genome encodes:
- the LOC104229480 gene encoding T-complex protein 1 subunit beta-like encodes MAIDRILKDEATEEKGERARMASFVGAMAIADLVKTTLGPKGMDKILQSTGRGHSVTVTNDGATILKSLRIDNPAAKVLVDISKVQDDEVGDGTTSVVVLAGELLREGEKLVNSKIHPMTIISGYRMAAECARNVLLQKVVDNKQDAEKFRSDLMNIAMTTLSSKILSQDKEHFAKLSVDAVMRLKGSTNLEAIQIIKKPGGSLKDSFLDEGFILDKKIGVGQPKRIENAKILVSNTAMDTDKVKIYGARVRVDSMAKVAELEAAEKDKMREKVQKIISHGINCFVTRQLIYNFPEELFADAGILAIEHADFDGIERLALVTGGEIASTFDNPESVKLGHCKLIEEIMIGEDKLIHFSGVEMGQACTIVLRGASPHVLDEAERSLHDALCVLSQTVNDSRVLLVGGWPEMVMAKAVDELAKKTPGKRSHAIEAFSRALLAIPTIIADNAGLDSAELVAQLRAEHHKEESNAGIDVITGHVGDMAELGISEAFKVKQAVLLSATEAAEMILRVDEIITCAPRRREGI; translated from the exons ATGGCG ATTGACAGGATTCTTAAAGATGAAGCTACAGAAGAAAAGGGAGAGCGAGCTAGAATG GCATCCTTTGTGGGGGCTATGGCAATTGCCGACTTGGTTAAGACAACATTAGGACCTAAGGGAATG GATAAAATTTTACAATCAACCGGCAGAGGTCATAGTGTTACAGTTACAAATGATGGCGCCACAATTTTGAAGTCCCTCCGTATTGACAATCCTGCTGCCAAGGTCCTGGTTG ACATCTCTAAAGTACAAGATGATGAAGTTGGTGATGGGACAACGTCTGTAGTTGTTTTGGCTGGAGAACTTTTAAGGGAGGGAGAGAAGCTGGTTAATTCGAAAATTCATCCAATGACAATTATTTCAG GTTATCGTATGGCAGCTGAATGTGCACGCAATGTGTTGCTGCAGAAGGTTGTTGATAATAAACAGGATGCAG AGAAGTTTAGGTCGGACTTGATGAATATTGCGATGACTACTTTGAGCTCGAAAATCTTGTCTCAGGACAAGGAGCATTTTGCAAAACTGTCTGTTGATGCAGTTATGAGGTTAAAG GGCAGCACCAATCTAGAGGCAATCCAAATTATTAAGAAGCCTGGAGGTTCTCTGAAGGATTCATTTTTAGATGAAGG GTTTATTTTGGATAAAAAGATTGGGGTTGGCCAACCAAAACGTATTGAAAATGCTAAGATCTTGGTGTCCAACACTGCAATGGATACTGATAAAGTTAAAATCTATGGAGCACGTGTCCGAGTTGACTCAATGGCCAAGGTTGCTGAACTAGAAGCTGCTGAAAAAGATAAAATGAGGGAGAAGGTGCAAAAGATCATCTCTCATGGAATAAACTGCTTTGTTACCAGACAGCTGATTTACAATTTCCCAGAGGAACTATTTGCCGATGCAGGGATACTTGCAATCGAGCATGCTGATTTTGATGGTATTGAGCGCCTGGCTTTAGTTACTGGTGGAGAGATTGCATCTACCTTTGATAACCCAGAGTCTGTCAAGCTTGGCCACTGCAAACTCATTGAAGAAATAATGATTGGTGAGGATAAGTTGATCCACTTTTCTGGGGTTGAAATGGGTCAGGCGTGTACGATTGTCTTGAGAGGTGCAAG CCCTCATGTACTGGATGAAGCTGAAAGGTCTTTGCATGATGCCTTGTGTGTACTGTCTCAGACAGTAAATGACAGCAGAGTTCTACTTGTAGGTGGATGGCCTGAGATGGTGATGGCGAAGGCAGTGGATGAACTGGCTAAAAAGACACCTGGTAAAAGATCTCACGCAATTGAGGCTTTTTCCCGGGCACTTTTGGCAATTCCGACCATCATTGCTGACAATGCTGGTCTGGACAGTGCTGAGCTGGTCGCTCAGCTTCGTGCAGAGCATCACAAGGAGGAAAGCAATGCAGGGATAGATGTCATCACTGGACAT GTTGGAGATATGGCAGAGTTAGGAATTTCAGAGGCATTCAAAGTCAAACAGGCTGTGTTGCTCTCTGCAACCGAGGCTGCTGAGATGATCCTACGAGTTGATGAAATCATCACATGTGCCCCACGGAGGAGGGAAGGAATTTAA
- the LOC104229481 gene encoding sister chromatid cohesion 1 protein 1: MFYSHQLLARKAPLGQIWMAATLHSKINRKKLSKLNIIKICEQILNPSVPMALRLSGILMGGVVIVYERKVKLLYDDVTRLMVQINEAWKVKSAAPDPTLLPKSKVQAKYEAVTLPENREEELPEIEQTMRNSDTVTMMGFEQTSYFAMRLDNVDLYDKPNAQEEPAQDFHQVDLDNITLAEHFDAHQADSDMFNHFERFDIEGDEETQMNFTQPEEAQIPSTLVPSPPRQEAHQPDEIPDRHPEEQVKQQSEAEEVFERQQDQQRPKPARQRARKLARLAIDNEQTIIPGHIYHTWLQGSSDIVSRTRKKRKTLSASSSMKIGRLMEVPPIALLEGLLTNGNREVHYPAPLLKLWLRSTQPPHDSPSGKTSPPYPPEPSYTSPAERMHNFEPVRYPLEEFQTGVGSPSVGISIEKQRANVNNNVIPPDLMEDLRTNLTNLGLHPKEVNGVNETNHMATPGSGDEPRSIPSSGSDHGYLSQNSITNSNRSNKKRPHSSSRHGASGLEPVAEEYQWHHPDPTFKIARLSELSENGYTPDNEMLMETGPTQTQHQFTTQPLDKMTDTIRMQLKSHFDTPGSAKAECLNELTLGMTKKQAACLFYQACVLATRDFIKVEQEAPYGDILISRGAKM; the protein is encoded by the exons ATGTTCTACTCTCACCAGCTCCTTGCTCGCAAAGCTCCGCTTGGCCAAATATG GATGGCGGCCACTCTGCACTCAAAGATCAACCGGAAAAAGCTTAGTAAGCTCAACATTATTAAGATCTG TGAACAAATCTTAAATCCATCGGTCCCAATGGCTCTGCGACTTTCTGGAATTCTCATGG GTGGAGTCGTCATTGTTTACGAACGCAAAGTGAAACTCCTTTATG ATGATGTGACTCGTCTCATG gtgcaaatcaatgaagcttggaAGGTGAAATCAGCAGCTCCCGATCCTACGTTGCTTCCCAAGAGTAAAGTGCAAGCCAA GTATGAAGCTGTTACTCTGCCGGAAAACCGGGAGGAAGAACTCCCGGAGATTGAACAGACAATGCGAAATTCGGACACTGTCACAATGATGGGTTTCGAACAGACCTCGTATTTCGCGATG AGACTAGATAATGTAGACCTCTATGATAAACCCAATGCACAGGAAGAACCTGCCCAGGACTTTCATCAAG TTGATCTAGATAATATCACCCTGGCTGAACATTTTGATGCCCATCAGGCAGATTCAGATATGTTTAATCATTTTGAGAG GTTTGATATTGAAGGGGATGAAGAAACACAAATGAATTTTACCCAGCCAGAGGAAGCTCAAATCCCAAGTACTCTTGTGCCATCTCCACCCCGACAAGAAGCCCATCAAC CTGATGAGATCCCTGACAGACATCCAGAGGAGCAAGTGAAGCAACAATCTGAAGCTGAAGAAGTTTTTGAG AGACAGCAGGACCAACAAAGGCCAAAGCCAGCtcgacaaagagcaagaaaattAGCGCGTCTTGCAATTGACAATGAACAAACTATTATTCCTGGTCACATATATCATACCTGGCTTCAGGGTTCTTCAGATATTGTATCAAGAACAAGGAAAAAGAGAAAG ACTTTGAGTGCCTCATCTTCTATGAAGATAGGCAGACTCATGGAGGTGCCTCCTATTGCATTACTAGAAGGGTTGCTCACAAATGGAAATAGGGAAGTTCACTATCCAGCACCACTCTTAAAATTGTGGTTACGAAGTACCCAACCTCCCCATGATTCACCTTCTG GAAAGACCTCTCCGCCTTATCCTCCTGAACCATCCTACACATCTCCAGCTGAAAGGATGCACAATTTTGAACCTGTCAGATAT CCTTTGGAAGAGTTCCAAACTGGTGTAGGTTCCCCATCAGTAGGGATCTCCATAGAGAAACAAAGGGCAAATGTCAATAATAACGTGATTCCACCTGATCTCATGGAGGACCTCAGGACCAATCTTACAAACCTCGGACTGCATCCAAAAGAGGTTAATGGAGTGAATGAGACCAATCACATGGCCACACCTGGCTCTG GTGATGAGCCTAGATCCATTCCAAGCTCAGGATCTGATCATGGTTACCTATCACAGAACTCCATAACCAATTCAAACCG GTCCAACAAGAAAAGACCCCATTCTTCATCGAGGCACGGTGCAAGTGGCCTTGAACCAGTAGCAGAAGAGTACCAATGGCACCATCCTGATCCAACTTTCAAGATTGCTAGACTATCTGAACTATCAGAGAATGGTTATACACCAGACAATG AGATGTTGATGGAAACTGGACCAACACAAACCCAACATCAATTCACTACTCAACCTCTTGACAAGATGACTGACACTATCAGGAT GCAGCTGAAGAGTCACTTTGACACTCCTGGATCAGCCAAAGCAGAATGTCTGAATGAACTAACTCTTGGGATGACAAAGAAACAAGCAGCGTGTCTCTTTTATCAGGCTTGTG TTCTGGCCACTCGGGACTTTATAAAAGTCGAACAGGAGGCGCCATATGGGGACATTCTCATTTCAAGAGGTGCAAAGATGTGA